The Trueperaceae bacterium genome has a segment encoding these proteins:
- a CDS encoding molybdenum cofactor biosynthesis protein MoaE yields MTDYNIVTRDPIDLSVLVPLISATEFGAIATFLGLVRSPNNGKVVLYIDYEGYESMMEAQMQSIATELREDFNIGQVVIAHRLGRLQPGDTSIAVLVSGRHRKETLAACAAGIDRIKERLPVWKHETTTEGTNWVPGTNVAGKTL; encoded by the coding sequence ATGACTGATTACAACATTGTTACCCGAGACCCAATTGACTTGAGCGTTCTAGTTCCTCTTATTTCTGCAACCGAATTCGGAGCAATCGCAACATTTCTCGGTTTAGTGCGCTCCCCCAACAATGGCAAAGTAGTTTTGTACATAGATTACGAAGGTTACGAATCCATGATGGAAGCTCAGATGCAATCGATAGCGACAGAACTTCGAGAAGATTTCAACATTGGTCAGGTTGTAATCGCGCACCGTCTTGGGCGATTACAACCTGGAGACACCAGTATCGCAGTACTTGTTTCTGGTCGACATAGGAAAGAAACCCTTGCAGCTTGTGCTGCAGGCATAGATAGGATTAAAGAGCGCTTGCCAGTTTGGAAACATGAAACAACCACAGAAGGAACTAATTGGGTCCCAGGAACGAACGTCGCTGGTAAAACTCTTTAG
- a CDS encoding valine--tRNA ligase, which yields MKVSAFPEMASRYDPFDVEERWAKLWKEEPFEALPNSEREPFCVVIPPPNVTGNLHLGHAFDNTIIDALVRFKRMQGYETLYQPGTDHAGISTQVVVERAVLAEEGVSRHDLGRDEFLKRVWTWKEKYGGVILEQLQRLGISADWNRLRFTMDEGLSRAVRKQFVDLYHQGLVYRGERIVNWDPRSQTTLSELEVDRDERPGKLYTLAYEHADGSHLGIATVRPETIFGDAAVAVNPNDDRFRHLVGKKVKIPLTNRWVPIIADSNVDMEFGSGVLKVTPAHDQTDFEIGERHDLPCLSVIDRNACLTSELVPTEFQGLDRFEARERVVEALKINGAVLSVKKHTIPIGISGRTGEPVEPILSEQWFYNTDSAAQRVLKALDDGEIRLHPERYAKVNRDWLANIRHWNISRQLWWGHQIPAWYDHEGNIYVPDPDDPFTDAPDDPRYENLQLVQDSDVFDTWFSSNLWPFSTLGWPDVNDPFYRKFYPTSVLVTGYDILFFWVARMQMSGYHFTDSKPFRDVLLHGLILDEEGRKMSKSKNNGIDPLVVISEYGADALRFAMSYASTGGQDIRWDQRRVEMGRNFNNKLWNAARFAFINIGKDPKAGSPTSLADRWMMSRLQRAIFEITGEMESFELGQASRSMYEFVWSEFCDWYLEASKASLRNDDSGTRRVLSFTLKTILKLLHPLIPFITSEIYTHFDADEQLGLASWPEVDENLLDPEAEQEFDHLREAVGAVRNLRSEANLSPSQNITIFADGPAASILYNNRDVFQDLTRSKLLEGKPEGMSLSQVVPDIEVVLPFAGLIDGREWRDRQEKRVAQLKKDQERSNKKLSNDKFIRNAPAEVVQEERRRLTETGELLAQIQASLLRVG from the coding sequence ATGAAGGTTTCGGCGTTTCCTGAAATGGCTAGTCGCTACGATCCATTTGATGTTGAAGAGCGTTGGGCTAAACTTTGGAAAGAAGAGCCTTTTGAGGCTTTGCCAAATAGTGAAAGAGAACCTTTTTGCGTTGTGATTCCACCTCCTAATGTGACTGGAAACCTTCACTTAGGACATGCTTTCGACAACACGATTATCGATGCGTTAGTTCGGTTCAAAAGGATGCAAGGGTACGAAACCCTTTATCAACCCGGTACTGACCATGCAGGCATTAGTACCCAAGTGGTAGTTGAACGAGCAGTACTTGCAGAGGAAGGCGTTAGCCGTCACGATCTTGGTCGCGACGAGTTCCTAAAACGGGTGTGGACTTGGAAGGAAAAATACGGGGGAGTAATTTTAGAACAATTACAGCGCCTGGGTATTTCTGCTGATTGGAATAGACTCCGATTCACAATGGACGAAGGCTTGAGCCGAGCAGTTAGAAAACAATTTGTGGATCTCTATCATCAAGGGCTGGTATATAGGGGCGAGCGCATAGTTAATTGGGATCCTCGTAGTCAGACCACCCTGTCTGAGTTAGAGGTAGATCGTGACGAACGTCCCGGAAAGCTATATACCTTGGCATATGAACATGCAGACGGTAGTCACTTAGGCATAGCTACCGTTCGACCTGAAACCATATTTGGCGATGCTGCTGTTGCCGTTAACCCCAACGATGATCGCTTTCGTCATCTTGTGGGGAAGAAAGTTAAGATTCCGCTCACCAACCGTTGGGTTCCCATCATTGCTGATTCTAATGTAGACATGGAGTTCGGTTCAGGAGTGTTAAAGGTTACTCCTGCTCATGACCAAACTGATTTCGAGATTGGTGAACGACACGACCTTCCTTGCCTCAGCGTAATTGATCGAAATGCATGTCTCACAAGCGAACTTGTTCCGACCGAATTTCAGGGTTTAGATCGTTTCGAAGCTCGGGAGCGAGTAGTTGAGGCCCTAAAAATTAATGGTGCTGTTCTTAGTGTCAAGAAGCATACGATTCCAATCGGGATTTCAGGTAGAACTGGGGAGCCAGTTGAACCCATTCTTTCTGAGCAGTGGTTTTACAACACGGACAGCGCAGCCCAACGGGTCTTGAAAGCTCTCGATGACGGGGAAATTAGGTTGCATCCAGAGCGATACGCAAAGGTGAACCGAGACTGGCTAGCTAATATTCGGCACTGGAACATCTCACGACAACTGTGGTGGGGTCACCAAATTCCAGCTTGGTATGACCATGAAGGGAACATTTACGTTCCTGATCCAGACGACCCATTTACTGATGCTCCTGACGATCCTCGCTACGAGAACTTGCAATTGGTTCAGGACTCCGACGTATTTGACACCTGGTTTTCGTCGAATCTTTGGCCATTTTCTACACTTGGCTGGCCTGATGTGAACGATCCGTTTTACCGTAAGTTTTACCCGACTTCAGTACTAGTCACTGGTTACGACATTCTCTTTTTTTGGGTAGCAAGAATGCAAATGTCTGGTTATCACTTTACGGATTCTAAACCGTTTCGGGATGTACTTTTACACGGCCTGATTTTAGACGAAGAAGGTCGTAAAATGTCGAAATCGAAAAACAATGGGATCGATCCACTCGTAGTCATTAGTGAATATGGTGCTGATGCGTTACGCTTTGCCATGTCTTACGCTTCGACAGGCGGCCAAGATATTCGTTGGGATCAGCGCCGAGTCGAAATGGGCAGGAACTTCAATAACAAACTATGGAATGCAGCGCGGTTTGCCTTTATCAATATTGGAAAAGATCCAAAAGCCGGTTCACCCACAAGTCTAGCGGATCGCTGGATGATGAGTCGCCTTCAAAGAGCTATCTTCGAAATCACTGGAGAAATGGAATCCTTCGAGTTAGGTCAAGCCAGCCGCTCGATGTACGAATTTGTATGGAGCGAGTTTTGTGATTGGTATCTCGAGGCCTCTAAAGCATCTCTACGAAATGACGATTCGGGTACTAGGAGAGTGCTCAGCTTCACTTTAAAGACAATTCTCAAGCTTCTTCACCCCCTAATACCGTTTATCACATCAGAGATATATACGCATTTTGATGCCGATGAGCAGCTCGGGTTAGCTTCGTGGCCAGAGGTCGACGAGAACTTATTGGATCCGGAAGCTGAACAAGAATTTGATCATCTTCGTGAGGCCGTGGGAGCAGTACGCAACTTGCGATCTGAGGCGAACCTCTCTCCGTCTCAGAATATTACAATTTTTGCGGATGGCCCAGCAGCATCTATCCTCTACAACAACCGGGACGTATTTCAGGATTTAACCCGGAGCAAACTTCTTGAGGGGAAACCTGAAGGAATGTCTCTTTCGCAGGTGGTGCCAGATATTGAGGTGGTACTACCTTTTGCGGGGTTAATTGATGGTAGGGAATGGCGCGATAGGCAAGAAAAGCGAGTTGCGCAACTAAAAAAAGACCAAGAACGCAGTAATAAGAAACTTTCGAATGACAAGTTTATTAGGAATGCTCCGGCAGAAGTTGTTCAAGAAGAAAGACGTCGTTTAACCGAAACTGGCGAGCTGCTTGCACAAATACAGGCGAGTTTACTGCGTGTTGGCTAA
- the pstC gene encoding phosphate ABC transporter permease subunit PstC, with protein MRGVIISSQRELAQKTGLARRGNRRVREAIIGFMLFVFASISILTTFAVIVVLARETIGLFLDPAVTLWEFVTSREWTPLFAESQRSFGISPLLLGTLLVTTIALVTGLPMGLGAAVFLSEFASPRARRTAVPILEVLAGIPTVVLGYFALLFVTPILQQFVPGLKFFNPLSAGIVMGFMILPTVSSISIDSMQAVPRSLREAAYGLGGTKYEVVTRVVIPAALSGIVASFILAMSRAIGETMIVTLAAGQKPNFTFDPRETIATMTSFIVQAATGDQPAGSIASRSLFAVASTLFVMTLGLNVLSQIVVRRFAEKYE; from the coding sequence ATGAGAGGCGTAATTATCAGTAGCCAACGAGAATTAGCTCAAAAAACAGGCCTTGCTCGTAGAGGAAATCGCCGTGTTCGCGAGGCAATTATAGGTTTCATGCTTTTTGTTTTTGCTAGCATATCGATACTCACTACTTTTGCAGTGATAGTTGTACTAGCCCGCGAAACAATAGGACTCTTCCTCGACCCAGCTGTGACTCTTTGGGAATTCGTGACCTCGCGGGAATGGACCCCATTATTTGCAGAGAGCCAAAGAAGCTTTGGTATTTCACCATTGCTTCTTGGGACACTCCTTGTTACTACCATCGCTCTTGTCACAGGACTCCCGATGGGATTGGGTGCAGCTGTATTCCTTTCTGAATTCGCAAGTCCACGTGCGAGGCGGACAGCTGTTCCGATACTTGAGGTTCTTGCTGGGATCCCTACGGTTGTGTTGGGTTATTTTGCGTTGCTATTTGTTACCCCAATATTGCAACAATTCGTACCAGGTTTAAAGTTTTTTAATCCTTTATCCGCTGGTATTGTGATGGGCTTTATGATCCTACCTACGGTTTCAAGCATATCTATAGATTCTATGCAAGCTGTCCCTAGGTCGCTGCGTGAGGCCGCTTATGGGCTGGGTGGCACAAAATATGAAGTGGTTACCAGAGTCGTCATTCCTGCGGCCCTGTCAGGAATTGTGGCCTCATTTATTTTGGCAATGTCTCGCGCTATCGGCGAGACGATGATAGTAACTCTAGCGGCCGGCCAGAAACCAAATTTTACCTTTGACCCTAGGGAAACCATAGCTACAATGACTTCGTTTATTGTGCAAGCTGCTACCGGCGATCAGCCAGCTGGCTCCATAGCATCCCGATCTCTATTTGCTGTAGCGTCCACACTATTCGTAATGACTCTTGGTCTCAACGTATTGTCTCAAATCGTAGTTCGTCGTTTTGCAGAGAAATACGAATGA
- a CDS encoding tRNA (adenosine(37)-N6)-threonylcarbamoyltransferase complex ATPase subunit type 1 TsaE translates to MICSIKLESLEATNLLASTILRKCSFGSLLLLTGPMGIGKTTLVQYIAAQLHSKARVTSPTYTLIHEYPTSSGVLTHIDAFQLPGSESLIRFGLDDYLERSRLVVVEWGEDLRKPYPEAMHIDLVSHDGIRVAQIFIPRTHQRKVAE, encoded by the coding sequence ATGATTTGCTCAATAAAATTAGAATCGCTGGAAGCTACAAATTTGTTAGCTAGCACAATTCTCAGGAAATGTTCCTTTGGGAGTTTACTCTTATTAACCGGGCCGATGGGAATAGGTAAAACAACCCTCGTGCAGTACATCGCAGCCCAACTACACAGTAAGGCGCGGGTGACAAGCCCGACATACACACTAATTCACGAATACCCAACCTCCTCGGGAGTTTTAACTCATATTGATGCGTTCCAACTACCAGGATCAGAATCTCTAATACGCTTTGGACTAGATGATTACCTAGAAAGATCCCGCCTTGTCGTCGTCGAATGGGGGGAGGATCTTAGGAAACCCTATCCCGAAGCTATGCATATTGACCTCGTCTCGCACGACGGTATTAGAGTTGCCCAGATTT
- a CDS encoding glutamine-hydrolyzing GMP synthase, with translation MGNVVVIDYGSQYTRLITRRLRELNVFSIIVNADVNLQEVRSHEPSGIILSGGPESVYAEGAPGLPEGLVESEIPILAICYGMHLLARALGGVVEPSSLREYGKAILNEFDGLLFKGVEGDFIAWMSHGDSVIEIPDGFKVTGSTDNCPIAAMENANKGYYGLQFHPEVQHTPQGDQILRNFLDAIEADRSWTPESIVDSLTLNAKKEVGEDQVLLGISGGVDSSTLGLLLHRAIGERLHAVFVDHGLLREGEAEEVEASLRDLGINLTVIQAAEQFLTALSGVTDPEDKRKIIGAEFIEVFNIAAKDLQKKFGHIRFLAQGTLYPDVIESAGGDGAANIKSHHNVGGLPEDLTFDLLEPFRTLFKDEIRAIASTLGLPKSLRDRHPFPGPGLAIRCIGEITQERLAVLRQVDHIFIDGLKEFEMYDQTWQALAILTPLRSVGVMGDGRTYEHTIALRAVSSKDGMTADWSRLPHEFLATISNRIINTVPEVNRVVYDITSKPPGTIEWE, from the coding sequence ATGGGCAACGTGGTGGTAATCGACTATGGGTCACAATACACCAGGTTAATAACCCGGAGATTGCGTGAGCTCAATGTCTTTTCAATTATTGTAAATGCTGATGTAAACCTGCAGGAGGTGCGATCCCACGAACCTTCCGGCATCATCCTCTCGGGAGGGCCCGAAAGTGTTTATGCCGAAGGAGCTCCGGGGCTTCCTGAAGGCCTTGTTGAATCAGAAATACCAATTCTGGCCATCTGCTACGGAATGCATCTTTTAGCCCGAGCTCTCGGAGGAGTCGTCGAACCAAGTTCGCTTCGAGAATACGGCAAGGCCATTCTTAATGAGTTCGATGGACTTTTGTTCAAAGGAGTCGAAGGAGACTTCATAGCCTGGATGAGTCACGGAGATTCAGTGATTGAAATCCCTGACGGTTTTAAAGTCACCGGATCGACTGACAACTGCCCCATAGCCGCTATGGAGAATGCCAACAAAGGCTATTACGGACTCCAATTCCACCCAGAAGTTCAACACACTCCTCAAGGCGACCAGATTTTGAGAAATTTTCTAGACGCTATCGAAGCCGACCGCTCTTGGACGCCAGAAAGCATTGTAGATTCCCTAACTTTAAACGCGAAAAAAGAAGTAGGGGAAGACCAAGTGTTGCTTGGGATTTCAGGAGGAGTAGACTCGAGCACCCTGGGCCTACTACTGCATAGAGCCATTGGAGAACGCCTTCACGCAGTTTTTGTCGATCATGGTCTCCTCCGCGAAGGTGAAGCGGAGGAAGTGGAGGCATCTTTACGGGACCTCGGTATCAACTTAACAGTGATACAAGCTGCTGAGCAATTCCTCACGGCCCTTTCTGGCGTAACTGATCCTGAAGACAAACGGAAAATAATCGGGGCTGAATTCATTGAAGTTTTCAACATTGCCGCTAAAGACCTCCAAAAGAAATTTGGGCATATCCGGTTTCTTGCTCAAGGAACTCTTTACCCTGACGTTATTGAGTCAGCTGGTGGCGATGGAGCGGCCAACATTAAGTCTCATCACAACGTGGGAGGCTTACCTGAGGACCTGACATTCGACCTCCTTGAACCGTTCCGGACATTATTTAAAGATGAAATTCGTGCAATAGCCAGTACATTAGGACTCCCGAAATCATTACGTGACCGGCACCCGTTTCCAGGACCAGGCCTTGCCATCCGTTGCATCGGGGAGATTACCCAAGAAAGACTAGCTGTACTCCGCCAAGTAGATCACATCTTCATAGACGGATTAAAAGAGTTCGAGATGTATGATCAAACCTGGCAAGCTCTAGCTATTCTAACGCCACTGCGTTCGGTAGGCGTAATGGGTGATGGCCGAACTTACGAGCACACGATAGCCTTGCGTGCAGTTTCCAGCAAAGACGGCATGACTGCAGACTGGTCACGCCTTCCACACGAATTCTTAGCGACGATCTCTAACCGAATCATTAATACTGTTCCTGAAGTTAATCGCGTTGTTTACGACATTACGAGTAAACCACCAGGGACTATTGAGTGGGAATAA
- a CDS encoding chromosome partitioning protein, with protein sequence MAGIDKAIVMEALKQINEPAIGRDLVSLGLIDSIDISESKVSIRIELGMFASPHRDSIEVGVRDALLGVGASEVETKFSVVVRGPQKEPLQGVKNIIAIGSGKGGVGKSTVTANLAANLAADGASVGLLDADIYGPSQGKMFAVEGRRLMADDEKNMLPLKSYGVRIISIANLVEDGQALTWRGPILHGTINQMLNQTSWGELDYLLIDLPPGTGDVQLSLSQLVNVTGAVLVTTPQDMALLDVRRACSMFRKTHIPVFGVLENMAYYQLPDGTRDYIFGEGGAEELAKSESLQLLGQIPIARSIRESGDKGKPFVLTDPDDPQAQAFRDAARGLAGIISTQVAMELPLL encoded by the coding sequence ATGGCAGGAATTGATAAGGCAATAGTAATGGAAGCCTTAAAGCAGATTAATGAGCCAGCAATTGGCAGGGACCTTGTGAGCTTAGGATTGATCGATAGTATTGATATTTCTGAAAGTAAGGTTTCAATTCGCATTGAACTCGGTATGTTTGCAAGTCCGCATAGGGATTCGATTGAGGTAGGGGTTCGCGATGCGCTCCTTGGTGTTGGCGCTAGTGAAGTAGAGACCAAGTTCAGCGTAGTTGTACGAGGGCCACAAAAGGAACCATTGCAAGGAGTCAAAAACATCATCGCAATAGGATCTGGAAAGGGTGGTGTGGGTAAGTCTACCGTCACCGCTAATCTTGCTGCTAATCTTGCTGCTGATGGAGCTTCCGTGGGTCTGTTAGACGCTGACATATATGGTCCTAGTCAGGGGAAAATGTTTGCGGTTGAGGGTCGGCGGTTAATGGCCGATGACGAAAAAAATATGCTTCCCCTCAAAAGTTATGGAGTGCGTATCATCTCTATCGCTAACCTTGTAGAAGACGGTCAAGCCCTTACGTGGCGAGGCCCGATTTTGCACGGTACTATCAATCAAATGCTGAATCAAACTAGCTGGGGAGAACTTGACTATTTATTGATTGATCTGCCACCAGGAACTGGCGATGTTCAGTTATCATTAAGTCAGCTTGTGAATGTTACCGGAGCCGTACTAGTTACTACACCACAAGATATGGCTCTTCTGGATGTCCGAAGGGCGTGTAGTATGTTCCGTAAGACTCATATTCCTGTATTTGGCGTGCTTGAAAATATGGCCTACTATCAACTGCCTGATGGTACACGCGATTACATTTTTGGTGAGGGTGGCGCTGAGGAATTGGCCAAATCTGAAAGCCTACAGCTTTTAGGGCAGATTCCCATTGCTCGTTCTATAAGAGAGTCTGGGGATAAAGGCAAACCGTTTGTTTTGACGGATCCGGATGACCCCCAGGCCCAGGCTTTTCGGGACGCAGCACGTGGACTAGCAGGAATAATTAGCACTCAAGTGGCCATGGAGCTGCCGCTACTCTAA
- a CDS encoding protein sphX: MILIRRCVALLALLSAVVIAQEIRIDGSSTVYPITLAVAEEFSIEYPDANVSVAFSGTGGGFKKFCVGEAQVTNASRIVKTSEWELCETNGVEFVEIPVAFDALTVAVNKENDWATCMSVEELNMIWRPGSTVNTWSEIRPEWPNQEIVLYAPGVDSGTFDYFTDEINGESGAVRTDFFPSEDDNVLVQGIEQDVNALGFFGYAYYLEEADKLNAVHIDGGEGCVEPSTTTIEGGVYTPLARPLFIYVSKNATESHPYLQTFVEFYLSYEAREFIADTGYALLDEEAYELSLERFNSSSTGSIFIDGAGKTVLEVLGAE; the protein is encoded by the coding sequence ATGATTCTTATCCGAAGATGTGTAGCCCTTCTTGCGCTCTTGAGTGCTGTAGTTATAGCACAGGAAATCCGTATTGATGGATCCTCTACTGTTTATCCGATTACATTAGCAGTAGCTGAAGAATTTTCAATCGAATACCCCGATGCTAATGTAAGCGTTGCCTTTTCTGGCACTGGCGGTGGGTTCAAGAAATTCTGTGTTGGTGAAGCCCAGGTAACAAATGCGAGCCGCATCGTTAAAACCAGCGAGTGGGAGTTATGTGAAACTAACGGGGTGGAGTTTGTTGAGATACCAGTGGCTTTTGATGCGCTAACCGTCGCCGTTAACAAGGAAAACGACTGGGCTACTTGCATGAGCGTCGAAGAGCTTAACATGATTTGGCGACCCGGCTCGACTGTTAACACCTGGAGTGAAATACGACCCGAATGGCCAAACCAGGAGATTGTGTTATACGCCCCAGGAGTCGATTCAGGTACTTTCGACTACTTTACTGACGAGATTAACGGTGAAAGTGGTGCTGTACGCACGGATTTCTTCCCCAGCGAGGACGACAACGTTCTAGTGCAAGGCATTGAGCAAGATGTTAACGCGCTCGGTTTCTTCGGTTACGCCTATTACCTCGAAGAGGCCGATAAACTCAACGCAGTACACATTGATGGTGGTGAAGGCTGTGTCGAACCAAGTACGACCACAATCGAGGGAGGTGTCTACACTCCGTTAGCTCGCCCGCTATTTATTTATGTGAGTAAAAACGCTACGGAATCTCATCCATACCTGCAGACTTTCGTCGAGTTTTACCTTTCTTACGAAGCTCGTGAGTTCATCGCTGATACAGGATATGCGTTGCTTGATGAAGAAGCTTACGAGCTTTCCCTCGAGCGCTTCAACAGTAGTTCAACCGGTTCTATCTTTATTGATGGTGCTGGCAAGACAGTCCTAGAAGTACTTGGAGCAGAGTAG
- the pstA gene encoding phosphate ABC transporter, permease protein PstA produces the protein MTSNNTKQASKPLKNDGNLLTLSERKHLEARKRRGVMFKALTLLPVVLAIGLILALLGDVLVGSVSWQVVEPRGSSQTFSWAESFRGFSTWKQVVSLELSAQGLDAAEIDGLFHDKERLRKFRLRNRVQFVWLADGKSWRWLVSNSRDKRIDDIGVFKGFSEQNDLLAGLEDGQILYLNPWFDVAFFQKNASRTPIMAGLISALVGSLWVISFVVVFSLPIGVGTAVYLEEYAPDNGYTRFLEVNLRNLAGVPSIVYGILGLSVFVRLMQIGPTVLAASLTLSLLILPVVVIASREAIRGVPDSLREASYGLGATRWQTVSRIVLPNAMNGIVTGMILSVARAIGETAPLLLVGAAAFVPRLPEGPLSTYTVIPIQIYSWIAENDAEFQHVASSGIITLLGVLVILYSIAFFVRRRFERNW, from the coding sequence ATGACAAGTAACAACACCAAACAGGCCAGTAAGCCCTTAAAGAATGATGGGAATCTTCTTACGTTAAGCGAGCGCAAACATTTGGAAGCTCGTAAGCGTCGTGGAGTCATGTTCAAGGCATTAACACTGCTTCCAGTGGTATTGGCTATTGGGTTGATTTTAGCTCTACTCGGTGACGTTTTAGTTGGTAGTGTCTCATGGCAAGTGGTTGAGCCTCGTGGGAGTTCGCAGACTTTTTCTTGGGCCGAGTCTTTTCGCGGTTTTAGTACTTGGAAGCAGGTTGTGAGTCTTGAATTATCTGCTCAGGGTCTCGATGCAGCAGAAATTGATGGGCTTTTCCACGATAAGGAACGACTTCGGAAGTTTCGTCTTCGCAATCGAGTCCAGTTTGTGTGGTTAGCTGACGGCAAATCCTGGCGTTGGTTGGTCTCTAACAGCCGTGATAAGCGAATAGACGACATAGGGGTTTTTAAGGGATTTAGTGAACAGAACGATTTGCTTGCTGGTCTTGAGGACGGACAAATTCTGTACCTTAATCCGTGGTTCGATGTTGCTTTTTTCCAGAAGAATGCGTCAAGAACGCCAATTATGGCAGGCCTCATAAGTGCTCTTGTTGGTAGTTTATGGGTTATTAGTTTCGTAGTTGTTTTTTCATTACCAATTGGGGTTGGAACTGCTGTTTACCTCGAAGAATATGCTCCTGATAATGGTTACACTCGCTTTCTTGAGGTAAACCTTCGGAATCTTGCTGGTGTACCAAGTATCGTCTATGGGATATTAGGTCTTTCGGTTTTTGTCCGCCTGATGCAGATCGGACCAACGGTCCTTGCGGCATCATTGACATTGTCCCTTCTAATATTGCCGGTGGTAGTTATTGCTTCCAGAGAAGCGATACGAGGAGTACCGGATTCTCTTCGAGAAGCTAGTTATGGGTTGGGTGCCACAAGGTGGCAGACAGTGAGTCGTATTGTGTTACCTAATGCTATGAATGGGATAGTTACGGGAATGATCTTGTCGGTTGCTCGGGCTATAGGGGAGACAGCACCACTGCTTTTAGTAGGTGCTGCTGCTTTTGTCCCCCGCTTACCCGAAGGCCCGCTATCAACTTATACAGTTATTCCTATTCAGATTTACTCGT